A region of the Gemmatimonas sp. UBA7669 genome:
GCCAATACATCGTGTACGACAGCACTGGCGTGGCGCTCGCGCGGGTGGTGACGCCTGCGCGCGTGCGGGTGCTCCGCGTGAGCACGACTGAGGTGCTGGGGGTGTGGAAGTACGAGGACGATGTCCCGCACATCCGGCGCTGGCGCATTGATCGCCAGTCGCGCTCTGAGTAATGCGAACGCTCCAGGCCGTTCGGTCTCAGCAGATTTCGTTGTCCAACCCCAATTCAACGCGAAGGTCATTCAGGTCAGTCGCTGCCGTACCACCTTGTCGCCCACGAGTGAGTGCTGCCGCCAGTCGAGCGGCATTGGCCGGTGAACGCACCAGGTAAACGGTCTCCAGAAGATCGGACAATTCCGAGGCTGGCATAAGAACCATGTCCTCGTGGCCGCGCCGAGAGATCACCGCCATCTCGCGGGTTTCTTCCACGTCTTCTCAAATCTGCGCCAAGTGGTCGCGGGCGTGGCTGAAGCTCACGTGAACTGACACGGTGTCACTCCCGATTGCAGTGAGGCTGTGCATGAGAGCTTCACGGATGTTTGCGACCGGTCAATAGCAACAGTGACTCGCGGTAGCGTCCCCACAGCCATGGCCGGCTTGCCACGGACGGACTGGGCCATGGCCATGGCGGCGACGTTGCGCGCAAGGCCAACCCCAGAATGTGTCATGTCAGAACGTCTGCTGCACGCGGGCCATCAGCGCATGCTCCCGCACACTGCGCAAATCACCGGAGGCGGTGATGTCATAACCCAGCGACAAGCGCGTGAGTGCGCCCGGTGTCCAACCAAGTGCCACACCGCCGCTGGCTGCACGGCGTGCGGAGCGCGAGCTGATGAGCGCACCTGCACGCTGTCCCCACGAGCCAATGGTGCCCGCGCGCAGACCGAGCTCCACCGCGCCGCGCCGCGATGATGGCACGATTTCCTGCGACGGCATGAGACGTCCGTTCCACACCCAGGTGCCACGCAACACGGCAGCGCCGGTGGTCACGGTGCCGCCTACGCTGCCAATGGTGCCCCGCTGCGAAAGCCAGGCGCCCTCGGCGGCCAGCATCCATTGTGCGCTGCCCAGTGCGCCGCCCGCCGAGGCGCGCCGGCGGCTGCCACTGGCCACGACTGTCCCGGCCTCCGTGCCGTCGTTGCGGAAGGCCGTCAGCGGCTGCTGGCCCACGGTGAGAATGCGGATCATGGCCGGCGCGTCGTCCGAGCCGCGCTCGCGTCCATCAAGGAGTGATACCTGCAGGTCGGCGTAGCGCTCGTCGCGGCGCCATGCCCATGCACTCCGCAGCAGCAAGTCATGTCCCGATCCAACCGTGGCGCCAACGTCGCCGTCGGTGTCGAGCACGGTTGCATCGGTGCCAATGGGTGTGCGGAAACCACCGGCTGCCAGCGTCCAGATTCCGCGGCGCCAGGTCAGTTGCGCACCCAGTGAGCGACTCGGCACCAGTGAGTTGATGATCGAGCGCTCGGGGAAGAGCAGGGTACTGGACGACTGCGAGCGCTCGAGTCCAAACGATGGACGGAATCGGCCAGCCCGAAACTGCCGCGATGATTGATCGTGCGACACAAACGCGTCCTGTACCTGCACGCGTCCCTGCCCAAAATCAGGCTGCAGTCGCAGGCCCCAGCCTGATGGCAACTGTGCGTCCACCAGCAGGCGGGCGCGGCGCAGCAGAATGCCGTCAGGAAGATTCTGCGTGGCCCCACTCAGCCAGCGGCCGTCCACCTGGAGATATCCGCTCAGGTGAACCAGCACTTCC
Encoded here:
- a CDS encoding type II toxin-antitoxin system Phd/YefM family antitoxin, whose protein sequence is MEETREMAVISRRGHEDMVLMPASELSDLLETVYLVRSPANAARLAAALTRGRQGGTAATDLNDLRVELGLDNEIC
- a CDS encoding porin, producing the protein MKLREHLSRRLIGLAATLVLPLRLTAQDEPPATAGGRPVRLATSQEVLVHLSGYLQVDGRWLSGATQNLPDGILLRRARLLVDAQLPSGWGLRLQPDFGQGRVQVQDAFVSHDQSSRQFRAGRFRPSFGLERSQSSSTLLFPERSIINSLVPSRSLGAQLTWRRGIWTLAAGGFRTPIGTDATVLDTDGDVGATVGSGHDLLLRSAWAWRRDERYADLQVSLLDGRERGSDDAPAMIRILTVGQQPLTAFRNDGTEAGTVVASGSRRRASAGGALGSAQWMLAAEGAWLSQRGTIGSVGGTVTTGAAVLRGTWVWNGRLMPSQEIVPSSRRGAVELGLRAGTIGSWGQRAGALISSRSARRAASGGVALGWTPGALTRLSLGYDITASGDLRSVREHALMARVQQTF